Proteins found in one Chaetodon auriga isolate fChaAug3 chromosome 12, fChaAug3.hap1, whole genome shotgun sequence genomic segment:
- the ro60 gene encoding RNA-binding protein RO60, protein MEPSESTTISSSSNHALNSTGGACPWEVNDRVRLCRFLCYGSEGDLYTAREEGHVSVQSAGALLCLLQEGRGAEVVEEIRRFAQDGRAVRPGPSFFALALCSQHSELKTRQAAFKALKEVCRDPAHLFSFIQNKKELKEGMKCGMWGRALRKAVSDWYNEQDSMSLAAALTKCKQREGWSHQDLLRLSHTKPANDAIALISKYVTKGWKDVQVAYADKENSEEVVRVLSYLEVVERVRHSCDETEVINLIEEHKLEREHLLTDHLKSKQVWRALLKDMPLQSVLKILGKMTSNKILEPGSSETQAVCDRIQSETSLKKAKIHPFSLLLSSENYKRGQGYQGKTKWEPDSSILKAMDSAFYKSFTNVEPVGKRFLVAVDVSTSLSSIVPGTSVSTAVAAAAITMIFARTEADTDVLAYSEGALVPCSVSADMTLAQATVELVKTPGGSTDCTLPITWATENGKAVDVFIILTNNPLWTFAASPVESLKKHRQKSGANSKLVMCGLTSIGHAIADSEDRGLLSICGFDLGALTVIRNLAQDLI, encoded by the exons ATGGAGCCCTCGGAAAGCACCACCATATCTTCATCGAGCAACCATGCCCTGAACTCAACAGGTGGTGCCTGTCCCTGGGAGGTCAACGACAGGGTCAGACTGTGCCGCTTCCTCTGCTATGGCTCGGAGGGAGATCTGTACACTGCCAGAGAGGAGGGTCATGTCAGCGTGCAGAGCGCCGgagctctgctctgcctgctgcaggAGGGTCGAGGTgctgaggtggtggaggagataAGAAGGTTCGCTCAGGATGGGCGAGCTGTCAGACCGGGCCCCTCCTTTTTTGCCTTGGCTCTGTGCTCCCAGCACTCAGAGCTGAAGACCAGACAGGCGGCGTTCAAAGCCCTGAAGGAAGTTTGTCGGGACCCTGCTCAcctgttttctttcatccagAACAAGAAGGAATTGAAAGAGGGTATGAAGTGCGGGATGTGGGGGCGGGCCCTGAGGAAAGCGGTGTCTGACTGGTACAATGAGCAAGATTCCATGAgtctggctgcagctctgaccaaatgtaaacagagagaggggtggTCACACCAGGATCTGCTCAGGCTCTCTCACACCAAACCAGCTAATGATG ctaTTGCCTTGATCAGCAAATATGTAACAAAAGGCTGGAAAGACGTCCAGGTAGCGTACGCAGACAAGGAGAACTCAGAAGAGGTTGTCAGAGTGCTTTCATATCTCGAAGTGGTGGAGAGGGTCAGGCACAGCTGTGATGAAACAGAGGTCATCAATTTAATAGAGGAACACAAACTGGAGAGGGAACACCTGCTGACAGACCACCTGAAGTCCAAACAG GTATGGAGAGCTTTGTTGAAGGACATGCCTCTCCAATCAGTGCTAAAGATCTTGGGTAAGATGACCTCAAACAAAATTCTCGAACCGGGAAGTTCAGAAACACAAGCTGTGTGCGACAGAATCCAGAGCGAGACGTCGCTAAAGAAG GCAAAGATCCACCCTTTCAGCTTACTCTTGTCATCTGAAAACTACAAAAGAGGCCAAGGCTATCAGGGAAAGACGAAGTGGgagccagacagcagcatcCTCAAAGCAATGGACTCGGCCTTTTACAAGAGTTTCACG AATGTGGAGCCTGTGGGTAAACGCTTCCTAGTGGCTGTAGATGTGAGCACATCGCTGAGCAGCATTGTCCCGGGGACGTCAGTCAGCACTGCTGTCGCTGCTGCAGCTATTACCATG ATTTTTGCAAGGACGGAGGCGGACACAGATGTGCTGGCCTACTCTGAAGGAGCTTTGGTCCcatgctctgtgtctgctgataTGACTCTCGCACAAGCAACAGTTGAACTGGTTAAG ACCCCAGGTGGGAGCACAGACTGCACCCTTCCCATCACGTGGGCCACAGAGAATGGGAAAGCAGTAGATGTGTTCATCATTCTGACCAACAACCCGCTATGGACGTTTGCCGCCAGCCCAGTGGAGTCACTGAAGAAGCACAGACAA AAATCAGGAGCCAATTCCAAGTTGGTGATGTGTGGGCTGACTTCCATCGGACACGCCATCGCAGACTCAGAAGACAGGGGATTGCTGAGCATCTGTGGCTTTGACCTCGGAGCTTTGACCGTCATTCGTAACCTCGCCCAGGATCTGATCTGA
- the cdc73 gene encoding parafibromin, with protein sequence MADVLSVLRQYNIQKKEIVAKGDEVIFGEFSWPKNVKTNYIIWGTGKEGQPKEYYTLDSILFLLNNVHLPHPSYVRRAATENIPVVRRPDRKGLLSYLNGESSTSTSIDRSAPIEIGLQRPTQVKRAADEVSSEAKKPRIEDEERVRLDKERLAARLEGHKEGIVQTDQIRSLSEAMSVEKIAAIKAKIMAKKRSTIKTDLDDDITLKQRSFVDAEVDVTRDIVSRERVWRTRTTILQSTGKNFSKNIFAILQSVKAREEGRAPEQRPAQNTTQAEPSLRNKQPVPAAYNRYDQERFKGKEETEGFKIDTMGTYHGMTLKSVTEGASARKAQTPALQPVPRPVSQARPPPNQKKGSRTPIVIIPAATTSLITMLNAKDLLQDLKFVTPEEKKKQGIQRDNEVLLQRRKDQIQPGGTTLSVTVPYRIIDQPLKLAPQDWDRVVAVFVQGPAWQFKGWPWLLPDGSPVDIFAKIRAFHLKYDEAKTDPNVQKWDVTVLELSRHRRHLDRPVFLRFWETLDRYMVKHKSHLRF encoded by the exons ATGGCGGATGTGTTGAGTGTTCTCCGTCAGTATAACATCCAGAAAAAGGAAATCGTCGCCAAAGGAGATGAAGTTATATTTGGAGAGTTCTCTTGGCCGAAGAATGTCAAGACAAACTACATAATCTGGGG TACTGGGAAAGAGGGCCAGCCTAAAGAATATTATACTTTGGACTCGATCTTGTTCCTGCTCAACAATGTGCATCTTCCACATCCATCCTATGTCCGACGAGCTGCA ACAGAGAACATCCCTGTTGTCAGACGACCTGATCGAAAAGGTTTGCTGTCGTATCTCAATGGCGAAAGTT CTACATCGACAAGTATTGACAGAAGTGCACCTATAGAAATAGGTTTGCAAAGGCCAACACAAG TCAAACGAGCAGCTGATGAGGTTTCTTCTGAAGCCAAAAAACCAAGGATTGAG GATGAAGAGCGAGTGCGTCTGGATAAGGAGCGTCTGGCCGCCCGTCTGGAGGGCCACAAAGAGGGCATCGTGCAGACTGACCAGATCAG ATCACTGTCTGAAGCCATGTCAGTGGAGAAAATCGCAGCCATCAAAGCCAAGATTATGGCCAAGAAACGTTCCACCATCAAAACAGACCTGGATGATGACATAACCCTGAAGCAGAGAAGCTTTGTGGATGCTGAGGTGGATGTCACCAGAGACATTGTCAGCAGAGAGAGGGTCTGGAGGACCAGGACAACCATTCTCCAGAGCACTGGAAAG AACTTCTCCAAGAACATATTTGCCATCCTTCAGTCAGTGAAAGCCAGAGAGGAAGGACGAGCACCAGAGCAGAGACCAGCACAGAACACCACTCAAGCA GAACCGTCCCTGAGGAACAAGCAGCCTGTCCCAGCTGCCTACAACAGATACGATCAGGAGCGATTCAAAGGAAAAGAGG AAACGGAGGGTTTCAAGATCGATACCATGGGCACCTACCACGGCATGACCCTGAAGTCAGTGACG gaAGGAGCGTCTGCTCGGAAGGCCCAGACCCCCGCGCTGCAGCCTGTCCCCCGTCCTG TTTCACAAGCCAGACCTCCACCCAATCAGAAGAAAG GGTCCCGGACACCCATCGTCATCATCCCCGCCGCCACCACCTCACTCATCACAATGCTCAATGCTAAGGATCTTCTGCAGGATCTAAA GTTTGTCACaccagaggagaagaagaagcagggcATCCAGCGCGACAATGAGGTTCTGCTTCAGAGGCGCAAAGACCAGATCCAGCCTGGTGGCACAACGCTGAGTGTCACTGTGCCGTACCGCATCATCGATCAGCCGCTCAAACTGGCTCCACAGGACTG GGACCGAGTGGTGGCCGTGTTTGTGCAGGGTCCTGCCTGGCAGTTCAAAGGCTGGCCGTGGCTGCTGCCTGATGGATCCCCTGTCGACATTTTCGCCAAAA TTCGAGCCTTTCACTTGAAGTATGATGAGGCGAAGACAGACCCCAACGTGCAGAAGTGGGACGTGACTGTCCTGGAGCTGAGCCGCCACAGGCGCCATCTGGACCGGCCTGTCTTCCTGCGCTTTTGGGAAACCCTCGACAG ATACATGGTGAAACACAAGTCTCACCTCAGGTTCTGA
- the LOC143329126 gene encoding beta-1,3-galactosyltransferase 2-like — protein sequence MQWRRRHCCTHTAKLFYLLSLLGVLAFLVHQVWLPRFTGMPWWRGHPVVYGGGELHTTKAKWNMSAQHSAWRFVIVPQPTFKADTNNSSHENEGVPSPSGDPRSENSLAASVEGELSGTVTHGPFTYIINEADKCAEKRPVPFLVLLIATEARQVEARNAIRQTWGNESVAPALGFIRLFLLGKNEGELGILQQRMLEAESRRYHDIIQQDFMDSYKNLTIKTLMGMNWVAIHCPRASYVMKTDSDMFVNTEYLIYKLLRPEINPKKNYFTGNNMRGFAPNRNKNSKWYMPPELYPSEKYPTFCSGTGYVFSGDLAGKIYRASLSIRHLHLEDVYVGICLAKLRIEPTPPSNAFLFNHWRVSYSSCKYSHLITSHGFHPNELLKYWHHLQSNKRNACINTLRARTGRTHSNKTNRERPAR from the coding sequence ATGCAGTGGCGTCGACGCCattgctgtacacacacagctaaacttttctatctcctctctctgttggGTGTACTGGCCTTTCTGGTCCACCAGGTGTGGCTGCCTAGGTTCACAGGTATGCCATGGTGGAGAGGCCATCCTGTGGTGTATGGAGGTGGTGAACTTCATACCACCAAAGCCAAGTGGAACATGAGCGCCCAACATTCAGCCTGGAGGTTTGTCATTGTTCCACAGCCAACCTTCAAGGCTGACACTAACAATAGCTCTCATGAGAACGAGGGTGTCCCCTCTCCTTCAGGAGACCCACGTTCTGAGAACTCATTGGCAGCCAGTGTAGAGGGAGAACTCAGTGGCACTGTAACCCATGGGCCTTTCACTTATATCATCAACGAGGCAGACAAATGTGCAGAGAAGAGGCCAGTGCCATTTCTAGTGTTGCTGATAGCCACTGAGGCTCggcaggtggaggcaagaaATGCTATACGGCAGACATGGGGGAACGAGAGTGTGGCCCCTGCTCTGGGATTCATCCGGCTGTTTCTGCTGGGGAAGAATGAGGGAGAGCTGGGAATTTTACAGCAGAGGATGCTAGAAGCAGAGAGTCGGAGATATCATGACATCATTCAGCAGGACTTCATGGATTCCTACAAAAACCTGACCATTAAGACACTGATGGGAATGAACTGGGTGGCAATTCACTGCCCGCGAGCCAGCTATGTCATGAAGACGGACAGCGACATGTTCGTCAACACAGAGTATCTCATTTACAAGCTGCTCAGGCCAGAAATTAACCCAAAAAAGAACTACTTCACAGGCAATAACATGAGAGGCTTTGCACCCAAtcgaaataaaaacagcaagtgGTACATGCCCCCTGAGCTGTACCCAAGTGAGAAGTATCCCACCTTCTGCTCTGGGACTGGCTACGTCTTCTCTGGAGACTTGGCGGGGAAAATCTATCGAGCATCGCTAAGTATCCGCCACCTGCATTTGGAGGATGTGTATGTGGGGATATGCCTGGCTAAGCTCCGGATCGAGCCCACTCCTCCATCCAATGCGTTCCTATTCAACCACTGGCGGGTGTCCTATTCCAGCTGCAAGTACAGCCATCTGATAACATCACATGGTTTTCACCCCAATGAACTACTTAAATACTGGCATCACCTGCAGAGCAACAAACGCAACGCCTGCATCAACACACTGAGGGCAAGAACAGGCAGgacacactcaaacaaaacGAACAGAGAGAGACCAGCTCGATAA